A segment of the Vibrio sp. 16 genome:
AACGCTCATGGACCCAAAACTGAAAATGGGCTTTGGGGGCTTGCCTGTCGACAGTTTCAAATTTGATGAAGACCCAATGACCAATGTGTCAGTTGGGTTGATGCAGCAATTTGAACGCGGCTCAACCTTAGAGCTGCAACAAAAGAAAGCCAATACACAAGCCGACGGTATCGCGGCTCAAGTTCAAAATCGGGAGATCGATGTCGTCAACCGTATCACTCAGCTTTGGGTTGAACTTGGCTACCAACAGTCGGCGCAACGCATTCTTGAACAAAACAAAGGATTGATGCGTGAGATGGAGCGTTTCATTCAGACCAACTACGCCATTGGTAAAAGCGAAGCGCAAGATCTACTCAATGCCCAACTGCAGATCGCCAAACTGGATGAAAAACTCCAAGCCAATGGCCAAATGCAGCGCCGCATTGTCTCGCAACTCTCAGAATGGCTAGGCTCTGAGTGGATTCGCTCGGCGCAAAATATCCAAGCTGACAATCAGCTCGATTGGCATAAACTTGAGCGCATTGTGGAGCCCAATTCCGTCGACCACTACCGCCGCTTAAACCAGCATCCAATGGTCAAAATGGCAGACATCAACATTGCGGCAAACCAAACGCAAGTCGACATCGCTGAGCAAGCCTATACGCCCCAGTTTGGTGTTGAAGTCATGTACGCGCACCGCCAAGCGAACAATATGATGGGCGAACCGGCTTCCGATCTAGTCAGTGCCTATTTGACGATGGACATTCCGCTGTTTACGGGCAACCGCCAAGACCGAAATCTCGCGGCGGCTCAGCATCAAGTTGGGGCGGCGCAGTCTCAAAAAGATTCACTTCTCTCGCAAATGAATGCACAAGTGAATGCACTGCTTGTTGATCGCGAGAACCTTCAGCAACGCCTCGACCGCTATACCGACACGCTTCTCCCTCAAGCGAACGCGCGCATCAAGGCCGTCGAAAGGGGTTATCAAAACAACACTGCGCAGTTCAATGATGTGATTTCAGCCACCACCGACGAACTCGCTCTTCGAGTCGAACAAGAGCGGTTGATCGCCGATCTCAATATCACCAACAGCAATCTTGCAGCCTTGCTGGGTGGTTTCGAATACCACGTTTCTCAACCTCAACTCAGCAAATAGAAGGTAACCCAATGAAAACATTACAAGTGGCAACTCTTGCCTTGCTGGTTGGGGGCGCACTCGGCTTTGTAACCAATCAGCATTTCATTTCCGCCAATCATGATATGACGGCGATGACATCGGCAAACGCAGCCGACAGTAACGAA
Coding sequences within it:
- a CDS encoding TolC family protein, which produces MKNIATIAALSVSSALWASNALAATQPVTQQHLVPPTLPELIHSALSNDATRYQFYAQSQAMRETGVAASTLMDPKLKMGFGGLPVDSFKFDEDPMTNVSVGLMQQFERGSTLELQQKKANTQADGIAAQVQNREIDVVNRITQLWVELGYQQSAQRILEQNKGLMREMERFIQTNYAIGKSEAQDLLNAQLQIAKLDEKLQANGQMQRRIVSQLSEWLGSEWIRSAQNIQADNQLDWHKLERIVEPNSVDHYRRLNQHPMVKMADINIAANQTQVDIAEQAYTPQFGVEVMYAHRQANNMMGEPASDLVSAYLTMDIPLFTGNRQDRNLAAAQHQVGAAQSQKDSLLSQMNAQVNALLVDRENLQQRLDRYTDTLLPQANARIKAVERGYQNNTAQFNDVISATTDELALRVEQERLIADLNITNSNLAALLGGFEYHVSQPQLSK